The window GAAGCTACGTAAAATTGCTTCTTGTTCCCGTAGTTCTTCCTCGGCTTGCTTATGAGCGGTAATATCATGAGCCACCGCATAAATTAACTGTTGTTGGGCACATGGAGTCGCTTTCCATCGCAGCCATTTGTAAGAGCCATCTTTGCAGGGGTAACGATTTTCAATCAATAGTGTCTACACCCGTTATCAGCGTCTGAGCTTCAATTAGGGTAGCTTGATAGTCTTCAGGATGGACAAAATCAAAGTATGGTTTGGCTAGGAGCTCTGATTGAGTAAAGCCTAGCGTTCTTTCCCAGGCAGGATTGAGATGTTTAAAATATCCATCAAATCCCGCCACACACAACATATCGAGGGAAAGGGTAAAAAAACGCTCTCCTATCGGTAACTCGGATTCGGATGGTGCTGTCTTCAGTTCTGAACTGTGATACCGCGTTGCTTCCCTCTGATGGCACTCACAGCCTCTTGGGTGTTTTAAAATAGGTGAGATTCCTGAAGCATCAACATGCTGCAACTGTCGTTCAACACTTCCAGTCGATGGTTCAGGGTTGGAATTAGAGGAAAAAAAGGGGATATTACCGATCATTTCATTGAATTTTAGTGAAAAAATATCAGTGGAATCTGAGACAGTTACAGCTCTATAGCTAGAAAATATTAAGGATTGTCAAAAACTGGATTATTCTAACTGTTTGTCCTCTGGACTTGATTGATAATGCCGTTTCACTACTCCACTCCAAGAGAATGACTGTAATCACTATCTATATTTAGAGTTCCCTAAATTTACTAGACACAGTTACTTCTTGATCAAAATTTTCAAAGACACTGATGAAGTTTTGATAAAGAAATCATATTCCTTAATAGTTATTAAAATGGGTAAACATGGGGAATCCCAGCCAAATAAATCCAAATGGCGTCAGATTCTACTGCAAAAACGGCAATCATTAAGTGTAGAAGCATGGCAGGAAAAGAGCGATCGCCTCTGTTCTCACCTGCAATCCTCACCTTTATTTAGCTCAGCACGAACCATATTGGCTTATTTCAGCTTTCGTCAAGAACCCGATTTAAGTCCCCTATTTACAGACTCCAAACGCTGTTGGGGATTCCCTCGTATTGAACAAAAATCTCTCGTCTGGCATCGCTGGATGCCTGGAGACTACCTCTCGAAAGGAGATTATGGCATTTTTGAACCCTACCCTGATTCCCCAATCTTGACGCCCCATGAGGTCGATCTAATCTTAGTGCCGTCTGTGGCTTGTGATGCACGAGGATACCGTTTAGGGTATGGGGGGGGATTTTATGACCGATTGCTGAGTTCAGCCGATTGGGCCTCTAAACCTACTATCGGAATTGTGTTTGAATTTGCCTATGTGTCGCACTTACCCGTTGACCCTTGGGACAAGCCGCTCCATAGTATCTGTACAGAAGATAGGTTTCAGGTAAGCGATACGCCATGAGTCGAAAGCGGCAAACTCAGATGTGGAGAAACGTTTGGAGATATCTGCTGTTAGGAGCGATCGCCTTTGGGATGCTCTTCCCACTGCTTTGGCTTGTCAGCACATCATTCAAGTCTCCAACCGAAGACATCTTTCAGTTTCCTCCCCAACTCATTCCCAGTCAGCCCACCTTTCAAAATTTCCTCACCGTCTGGCAAACCAATCCCTTTGGGCAATACTTGTGGAACAGTACAATTGTGGCTGTTCTCACCGTCAGCTTAAATCTCCTCTTCTGTTCCCTCGCCGCTTACCCACTGGCAAGACTGGATTTTCGAGGACGTGATGTGATTTTCACCCTGGTTGTCTCCACCATCATGATTCCCTTCCAGATCGTGATGATACCCCTCTACATCTTGACGGTGCAGCTAGGTTTAAGAAATACCTATCTAGGCATCATTTTCCCCAGCCTTGCCTCAGCCTTTGGCATTTTCCTACTGCGCCAAGCCTTTCAGGGTGTTCCGAAGGAACTGGAAGAAGCCGCTCGTATGGATGGCTGTTCGGAGCTAGGCTTGTGGTGGAATATTATGCTGCCTGCTGTCCGTCCAGCGCTAGTGACGTTGGCGATATTTGTGTTTATTGGCTCTTGGAGTGACTTCTTGTGGCCTTTAATTGTCCTCGATAGACCGGAGTATTACACCCTTCCCTTGGGTGTCGCCACCCTTGCAGGTACATTCTCCCTGGATTGGCGTCTGATTGCGGCGGGTTCTGTTATTTCTATCGCCCCTGTCATTTTGTTCTTCCTGCTGATGCAGCGTTACATTGTCCCGACAGATACCAGTAGTGGTGTTAAAGGCTAGTGGGTTTGAGTGTTAACCATTGATTGTTTCCCTACTCCAAGAATATTCTGCCTAGTGCAGCATGGCAGAAATAACTGACTAGCTAAAATCTCCCCAGCTCCCCAGCTCCCCCGCTCCCCTGCTTGCACAGAGGTAATCAGAAATTTTTGCCATCATGCACTAGATGCCATACCCCGCCAAAACGCCCCCTATCCTTCACTTAGAATCACAGACTACTGTCTTAATGCGTCAGTCCTAGCTATAACAGTAGTAGGGTGTATGTGAATAGCATGAAAAATCAGGTGACTGTATAAGTCCTGAGCAATCCCTCTTTCATTACTCTCACCAGAGAATATTTTAAACGTCGAGCCTTGCGTCAAAGTTTCCGACTTTGGCGAGGAAACCTGTCTCAAAGCCAGCTCGTCATTTATTCTCTGTTCAGAGCAATAAAAGAGGGTTAAGTCAACTACTCACGGTTACTTCGTTGAACCGTGAGCTTGGAAAGGTCAGTTTTCAGTAAAAGTTGTCTACCGCATGAGTCTGATAATGGTACACACGTTTAGTTGTTTTCCTAGACTAAACCTCTGTAAAACCTCTGACTAGGTTGCTCTAAGAAAGGACATCTTTTATCAGATGGCGGTAAGGAACAAGTAACTTCTTGTAAGGATTATCTCCTATGCAACGAGTACCCGTAATTTCACCTGATGGGCGTCCACTAATGCCTACCAAACCTTTAAGAGCTAGGCGATGGCTTAAAGAAGGAATTGCCAGAATCTATCTTAATGACCTGAACATTTTTGCTATTGTGCTCATCAATGAGCCGTCTGGATATGAAACTCAAAATGTGGTCATTGGCATCGACCCTGGCAAAATGTTTTCCGGCGTTGGCATTCAAAGTTCCAAGGCTACTCTGCTCAAACTTCATCTAATCCTTCCGTTCCCCAATGTCACTAAAAAGATGACAGCAAGACGGATACTTAGGAGGGTAAGAAGGGGTCGCAGAATCAACCGCAAACTGCCTTATGACCAGAGCTGTCATAGAGCTAAACGGTTTGACAACAGAGTCCAAAAGAAGCTGCCTCC of the Allocoleopsis franciscana PCC 7113 genome contains:
- a CDS encoding PAS domain-containing protein codes for the protein MIGNIPFFSSNSNPEPSTGSVERQLQHVDASGISPILKHPRGCECHQREATRYHSSELKTAPSESELPIGERFFTLSLDMLCVAGFDGYFKHLNPAWERTLGFTQSELLAKPYFDFVHPEDYQATLIEAQTLITGVDTID
- a CDS encoding 5-formyltetrahydrofolate cyclo-ligase — protein: MGKHGESQPNKSKWRQILLQKRQSLSVEAWQEKSDRLCSHLQSSPLFSSARTILAYFSFRQEPDLSPLFTDSKRCWGFPRIEQKSLVWHRWMPGDYLSKGDYGIFEPYPDSPILTPHEVDLILVPSVACDARGYRLGYGGGFYDRLLSSADWASKPTIGIVFEFAYVSHLPVDPWDKPLHSICTEDRFQVSDTP
- a CDS encoding carbohydrate ABC transporter permease produces the protein MSRKRQTQMWRNVWRYLLLGAIAFGMLFPLLWLVSTSFKSPTEDIFQFPPQLIPSQPTFQNFLTVWQTNPFGQYLWNSTIVAVLTVSLNLLFCSLAAYPLARLDFRGRDVIFTLVVSTIMIPFQIVMIPLYILTVQLGLRNTYLGIIFPSLASAFGIFLLRQAFQGVPKELEEAARMDGCSELGLWWNIMLPAVRPALVTLAIFVFIGSWSDFLWPLIVLDRPEYYTLPLGVATLAGTFSLDWRLIAAGSVISIAPVILFFLLMQRYIVPTDTSSGVKG